AGCTCAGGATCGGCGCCATAAGTTTCGTCATGGCCATCACGATCTCAAACAACACCGTCTGCGACCCGCGGCGCAACGGAGAGTCGGTCCTGAACGTATAGAGCCGGTCTTTCAGAATGTCGAGATAGACGGAACTCAGATCCACTGAGCAAAAGTTGTTGAGCGCATGGAAGATCGTATGAAACTCAAAGTCGTCATAGGACTTCCGCACCCGTGGGATCAGCTCGCTCAGCCGATGCAGGGCCCACCGATCCAACTCAGGCAACTGCTCGCAGGGAATGCGGTCTTTCGCCGGATCGAAGTCATACAGATTGCTCAGCAGGAAGCGGCAGGTATTTCTGATCTTCCGGTAGGCCTCAATGAGATGGGTCAGGATTTCAGGCGAGATTCTGAGATCGTCTCGATAGTCCTGCGCCGACACCCACAGACGCAGAATCTCTGCGCCCGATTGCTTGATCACATCCTGCGGCGCGACGACGTTCCCCGCCGACTTGGACATCTTCTTGCCCTGCCCATCGAGGACGAATCCGTGGGTCAGCACGGCCTTGTAGGGCGCGCGGCGATCGGTGGTCACTCCGGCCAATAACGCACTATGGAACCACCCCCGATGCTGGTCGGACCCTTCGAGATACAGATCAGCCGGCCACCACTTCCTCGGCTTCAACACCGCGGCAAAGCTCACCCCGGACTCGAACCAGACATCGAGAATATCCCGCTCTTTTTCAAACGTCGATCCGCCGCACTTCGCGCAAGCCGTCCCGGCCGGGAGCAACTCGGCGGCCGGTCGCTCGAACCAGACATCCGCGCCCTTCGACTCCATGAGCCCGGCGACGTGCTCGATAATGGTTGGATCGGCGACGACGGTCCGGCAACCCGCGCAGGTAAATCCGGGAATCGGCACACCCCACACCCGCTGGCGCGAGAGGCACCAGTCCGGCCGGTTTTGAATCATGCCGTTGATGCGATCACGGCCATAGGCCGGAATCCATTGGACCCGCTCGATCTCCGCCAACGCTTCCTTGCGCAGATCGTTCTGGTCCATCGAGACGAACCATTGTTCGGTGGCCCGGAAGATGACCGGGCTCTTGCAACGCCAGCAATGCGGATAGGAGTGATTCAGCGAGCCATGGCCCAGCAGCCGCCCGTTGCCCTGAAGGAATTCCACGACTTTCGGATTGGCCTTGAACACATGCTGACCGGCGAACTCCTTCACAACGTCCGTAAACTTCCCGCCGTTATCGACCGGCGCCAGAATCTCCAGCTTCTCCCCGACCGACGCCGTCGCGTTGTGGTTCAGGACCAGGATGTAGTCCTCCATCCCGTGGCCCGGCGCGATATGCACGCAGCCCGTTCCCTGCTCCAACGTCACAAAGTCGCCGAGCAGAATCGGCGACAGGCCGGTCGTCAGCGGCCGTTGCGTTTCCAATCCCTCGAAACCTTCTCCGCCCTTCTTCACCCCGACGACGCGATAGCCTTCGAGCTTGCACTCCTTCGCCACACTGTCCAGGAGCTTTTCGGCCACGACCAGCAGCTCGTCGCCGGCCTGAACGAAGGCATAGTCGAAGTCGCGATGAAGACAGACCGCCTGATTGGCCGGAAGCGTCCAGGGCGTGGTGGTCCAGATGACGACCGAGACCGACTTGATGCCCTCAGGGAAGGCGATGCCGGGGAAGGTCGCGCTGAGCACCGACGGCGACGTCACGATCGGAAATTTCACATAGACCCAGGGGGAGGTATGGTTGTCGTACTCGACCTCCGCTTCCGCCAGCGCCGTCTGATCCTGCGTGCACCACAACACCGGCTTGAGCCCTTTATAGACTCCGCCTCGTTCCACAAACTTTCCGAACTCGCGAATGATCGACGCTTCGTAAGCCGGCGTCATCGTGAGATAGGGCTGCTGCCATTCGCCCAGCACGCCAAGCCGCTGAAACTCCTCGCGCTGAATCGCGACGTACTTCTCGGCATATTCTCGACAGAGCTTGCGGATCGCCGGCGTGTCCAAGTCTTTCTTCTTGTCGCCCAACTCCTTCATCACCTGATGCTCGATCGGCAGGCCGTGACAATCCCAGCCCGGCACATAGGGCGCCTGGAAGCCCGCCATCGTCTTGGACTTCACGATGATGTCTTTGAGAATCTTGTTCAGCGCATGGCCGATGTGAATGCGCCCGTTCGCATAAGGAGGGCCGTCATGCAACACGTAGCGGGGCCGCCCCTGGCCGGCCGCCTGGATCTGCTCATACAGCTTCTCCTGCGCCCACCAGGCCAGCATCTCCGGCTCCCGCTGCGGCAGGTTGGCTTTCATCGGGAAATCGGTCTTCGGCAGATTGAGTGTGGCTTTGTAATCCATAGCAATAGAGCAGCAGCCAGGTCGGTCCAAGTGAATTGACGGGTGAATATACCGGAATGGCGGGCGAGGTACTAGTCCTTAGCCTGCGTGCGGGATCGTCAAAAACGTCTTCCGGCAAGGCCGCAGCGAGCGAGGATGCGAGGCGTACCCTTGCGGTACGTTGAGCTTACGAGCGGCGCGAGAACGCAGCTGGAAGCGCTTTTCACGATCCCGTTAACTGACGGACATCATTCGATCGAGAGCTATCTTTGCCCATCGCTTATCTTCATCGGGCACCACAATGTGGTTCACCACATGGCCGTCGGCGAGGTTTTCCATGGCCCAGCAGAGATGCGCGCCGTCGATGCGAAACATCGTGGCACATTGGCAGACGGTGGAAGAGAGAAAGAACACCTTCTTGTCGGTCAGGTCGCGCTTCAAGCGATTCACCAGATTCAGTTCCGTGCCCACCGCCCAGGCGGTACCGGCCGGCGCCGCCGTGACGGTCTTGATGATGAACTCGGTCGATCCTGAGAGATCCGCCTTGTTCACCACATCCTCATGGCATTCCGGATGGACGATCACCTTGCCGTCCGGAAACTGCTTCCGGAAATTATCGATATGGACCGGCTGAAACATCTGGTGCACGCTGCAGTGCCCTTTCCAGAGAATCAGTTTCGCCTTCTGTATCGCTTCGCGGGTATTGCCGCCGTTGGGTTGAAACGGATCCCAGACAATCATCTGCTCGCGGGGCAGCCCCATCCTGTTGGCCGTATTGCGGCCCAAATGTTCATCGGGAAAGAAAAGAATCTTCTCGCGTCTGGCCCAGCACCATTCAATGACCGCTCTGGCATTGGATGACGTGCAGGTAATCCCGCCATGCTCGCCGCAAAACGCCTTGAGGACCGCGGCGCTATTCACATAGACCGCCGGCATCACCGTCTCTTCCACCGGCAGGATGCGCCCCAACGTCTCCCAACATTGATCGACCTGCTCGATCGCCGCCATATCCGCCATCGAACAACCGGCGGCCATGTCAGGAAGAATCACCGTTTGTTGCGACCGGCTCAGGATATCCGCGGTTTCCGCCATAAAATGAACGCCGCAGAACACAATATAGGGTCGCTCGGAACGCTCCGCAGCCAGCTTCGACAGCAACAACGAATCGCCGCGAAAGTCAGCATGCTCAATGACTTCGTCCCGCTGGTAGTTATGGCCCAGAATCATGACCCGATCGCCCAAGGCACGCTTCGCCTCGGCCGTTCGGCGAAAGAGCTCCTCAGAGGTAAGGCCCTGATAGTCGGTAATCGGTTTAGGTATCGTCGCCGTTGTTTTCACACACACCTCAGCAATAATCCGGAAGAGTGGATTCTACGTTAGCCCCTCTCCACAATCAACGAACCGGCTTCGTGAAGAAGGCCTAGCAGCCCGGTAGGGCTATTAGCCCGTTGACAACGACCGGAGCCGAGCATACGATCTTCCCATAGCTAGGGGGGCCATCAGGCTGAGAGTCCGAATGATCGGACGACCCTCACAACCTGACCTGGGTAATACCAGCGTAGGGAAGCGGACACGTCGCCGGGTCACCGGAACGACTTTCAGCCGCACCCCTCCTGTCAGGTGCGGTTTTTTTTTGCATCACCGGCTCCGCCCATAGACGAGAGGCACGAGGAAAGGGATCCCCATGGGTACTATGAATGGATCAAACGGCCAAGACAAAAAGGACAGCGCAGCCACATTGACGACCGCGCCCTTCCCGGCGTCGCGCAAGATTCACGTGAGCGGCGCCCATCCCGGCGTGCGCGTGCCGATGCGGGAAATCAGCCTCAGCCCGACCAAATCGATGAACGGCGGCGCGCCGACGCCGAACGAACCGATCACCATCTACGACACCTCCGGCCCCTACACCGACCCCTCCGTCACCATCGACGCGCGCGCCGGGCTTGCCCCGCTCCGCCGCCAGTGGGTGCTGGACCGGGCGGATGTCGAAGAACTGTCGGACGTCTCCTCGCAATATGGCCGGATGCGCAAAGCCGATTCGAAGCTTGACGAGCTGCGCTTCCAACATATCCGCAAACCGCTCCGCGCCAAAGCCGGACAGAACGTGACCCAGATTCACTATGCCCGCAAGGGCATCGTCACGCCGGAGATGGAATTCATCGCGATCAGAGAAAACCAGTCCCGCGAAGTGGCGCGCGAACTCGCGTCCCGCAACGGGCATGGCGGCGGCATCGCCCAACATCCCGGACAGGCCTGGGGCGCCAACATTCCGAAAGTCATCACACCGGAATTTGTGCGAGAGGAAGTCGCGCGAGGCCGCGCGATCATCCCCAACAATATCAACCACCCTGAAACCGAGCCGATGATCATCGGCCGCAACTTCCTGGTGAAGATCAACTCGAACATTGGCAACTCCGCCGTCGCCTCGTCCATCGAAGAAGAAGTCGAGAAGATGATCTGGTCGATCCGCTGGGGCGCCGACACCGTGATGGATCTTTCGACCGGCAAGAACATCCACGAGACCCGCGAATGGATCATCCGCAATTCGCCGGTCCCCATCGGCACGGTTCCAATCTATCAAGCCCTCGAAAAAG
Above is a window of Nitrospira sp. DNA encoding:
- the ileS gene encoding isoleucine--tRNA ligase, which gives rise to MDYKATLNLPKTDFPMKANLPQREPEMLAWWAQEKLYEQIQAAGQGRPRYVLHDGPPYANGRIHIGHALNKILKDIIVKSKTMAGFQAPYVPGWDCHGLPIEHQVMKELGDKKKDLDTPAIRKLCREYAEKYVAIQREEFQRLGVLGEWQQPYLTMTPAYEASIIREFGKFVERGGVYKGLKPVLWCTQDQTALAEAEVEYDNHTSPWVYVKFPIVTSPSVLSATFPGIAFPEGIKSVSVVIWTTTPWTLPANQAVCLHRDFDYAFVQAGDELLVVAEKLLDSVAKECKLEGYRVVGVKKGGEGFEGLETQRPLTTGLSPILLGDFVTLEQGTGCVHIAPGHGMEDYILVLNHNATASVGEKLEILAPVDNGGKFTDVVKEFAGQHVFKANPKVVEFLQGNGRLLGHGSLNHSYPHCWRCKSPVIFRATEQWFVSMDQNDLRKEALAEIERVQWIPAYGRDRINGMIQNRPDWCLSRQRVWGVPIPGFTCAGCRTVVADPTIIEHVAGLMESKGADVWFERPAAELLPAGTACAKCGGSTFEKERDILDVWFESGVSFAAVLKPRKWWPADLYLEGSDQHRGWFHSALLAGVTTDRRAPYKAVLTHGFVLDGQGKKMSKSAGNVVAPQDVIKQSGAEILRLWVSAQDYRDDLRISPEILTHLIEAYRKIRNTCRFLLSNLYDFDPAKDRIPCEQLPELDRWALHRLSELIPRVRKSYDDFEFHTIFHALNNFCSVDLSSVYLDILKDRLYTFRTDSPLRRGSQTVLFEIVMAMTKLMAPILSFTAEEIWRVVSAQVPGGLGTQSVHLGSLPEVDPKWRDAELAARWETLLGYRSQVQGVLEASRRDKVIGSSLEAHVQLEADAKAYQFLKPYEKDLGTIFIVSKVTLSQGAAGQAGIHVSVAKSSAGKCERCWNYREAVGADTEHPTLCDRCVEAIR
- the nadA gene encoding quinolinate synthase NadA is translated as MKTTATIPKPITDYQGLTSEELFRRTAEAKRALGDRVMILGHNYQRDEVIEHADFRGDSLLLSKLAAERSERPYIVFCGVHFMAETADILSRSQQTVILPDMAAGCSMADMAAIEQVDQCWETLGRILPVEETVMPAVYVNSAAVLKAFCGEHGGITCTSSNARAVIEWCWARREKILFFPDEHLGRNTANRMGLPREQMIVWDPFQPNGGNTREAIQKAKLILWKGHCSVHQMFQPVHIDNFRKQFPDGKVIVHPECHEDVVNKADLSGSTEFIIKTVTAAPAGTAWAVGTELNLVNRLKRDLTDKKVFFLSSTVCQCATMFRIDGAHLCWAMENLADGHVVNHIVVPDEDKRWAKIALDRMMSVS